The stretch of DNA TACCATGGAAAACGATTAGAGGGACCGAGAACGCAGCAGGGCTATCTCGTCGACTGGCAGGCGAACCATTTCGCAAATTTCCTGGTATACCAATCTATCCACTTACCGGCTGTGGCTTTGGTGTTTTTCCCATGATGCCTCCGGTTCTTCTTCTCCGATAATCGGCCCTTCAGTAACATCGTACACGCACTTTATCACGATTTTTATCACTTGTCTTACACTGGCTACGCATTATTATTCACCCACACGGCAGCCATTTGCCCTCTACCTACTCAGCTATAAAGCCTGCCTCGACGTTTCGTTTAGCCTTTGGCTTTCGGCCATTCAACAGCCTATGACGTCACGTAGATCTTGGTGACGTATCTATGCTTTCCTTatatttgaaacatttaattctaaaattataaaGCTATGAGAAAATTGTAAGCAATTTGTTACGTGCAATATCTTACACGAAACTTGCTAACacttaatattaatataagaagcaacattattattataagaatgtcatatatttttttcacaaTAAGCGGGGCCTTGTGATTCATTACAAATTAAGCGGCACTGGCaagaatttgaaataatcTGTTTTATCGATAGTCGGTTATATCTAAATCATGAGTTATAAAATCGCGGCGCCAAGATCTATGcgttataaaaaaatttttaaatttaagttAAAATAACTAACATTTTGTAAAATgaagatattctaatttatGCTATATATCAAAGAGGAGCACTCAAAGggaatttgtaataaaaacaaacaaaCGTAAGTGCGTGTAGGTATGTCCGTTTACTTCACACAATCAGGTTCTCTTTCACGAACACATTTATCCGAACTAAAAATTGAACAAAGAATATCAAAGGCAATCAATATATCGTTAAGAAATTGGTTTCTCGCGATATATTTCTGAtccaataaaaatttattttgcaataATGGTTTTGCAAGAATTGATTTGCTTCTTCGCACCACTATAAGACAATTACCAAAGCTCACAAGAAACCATACGTACATATCATAAccgtataatatatatatataccatatatatatatatataccatcGCGTAGaaatctataatatttatatatcataaCGTAGATCGAAAAAGACAATCATAACATACATACGTCGGGCatctatataataattatacgaAATACATTTTGCAAAAGATCACAACAATTATGCAAAAATAGACGTTATTCGACACGTGTCATAACTACAAGAAAAATCAAAACTTTTCGTCCTTTTCTTGACATTGCAACACGTGCCGAATTAACCGCAACACTCAGCAATGTAGGTTACAGTTATATATTCGTCGACGTAAAAGTTCTAatgcttctttttttcctttcaatctctgttttttaattaatttattttttctcgcGTTAACATTTCTGCAATAGCcctttgtaaaaatttttTGTGTAGTATCAATATCTAAGACCGTAGGATATCGGTTGCAATATCACTGCgacatattttctttttactccTTTTATTTTGTGACGATACCGTGACCAAAGCTAAAAGTTTCCTTCCATTTGTGGTATCCccattatatatatacgagTATCTTAAAAGACCGAGGAACCATCAGCTGACTATTTCATTACGCGAAGGAAAATTTCTGTGAAAACTTTGCCCTGATACggattttgttatatttttaaatacttccAGCGATGATATATAATGCGAACGAAATTAAGGCCCCTAAGCCACGGTATCCATACAAGCATAGAGGAATCAAATGTCTTTCGCtcctcctttctctctctcacacTCTCACTTAAAGACTACACATTTTGACAAATAATTAAGTCATCACAGAAGCATCATATTATCATATTCAATTAGACTACATATTTCGTAAATGTTGTTGTTCTGTTAGCGCAGTAATATTACAATGATCGAGTACAAAATGGTTTTAAAGTTTTCAAGCCTAGTATAAAgcactattatatatattataagtgTGCTTACATGTCGGCACGAACCATACACATATACTTATCATATATGTACTGTACTGTACACACATATGGTCGCAATTACCACTTACGATCTAATTGTAGCGGTAGTACTCTATGATTAATCTACGAATAAAAGCAAACTTTTTAACGAACAAAAGCAGAAATCAAAAACTAtgtaagaaaaaaatgaaggaTAAAAAGAGTCTTTATCAggagaaaaaattttttaacgttTAACTCCGATAATCACTATGaccttttttaatttcaaatataaacAGAATAGTTTTTTAACGGggtaattaatgaaataacaACATTGTAGGTATCAAAAGAAGGAAATGTACTGAAACAAGCATTATAAAAGTCGTAAAATATTAGACTCCAACATACACAATTGATCACAAACAtataagatatttttaatgcCACCTTCTAGAAGATCCACAATCGTGTAAGTGGTAGGCACATTAtaactgaaaatattttacatgtCCTATCTTTCAACCGAGGTTAGGATTAGGTTAAGGTTAGGGCTTACGTCTATGTATTCGtgtacatttaaaaaaaagaaatgagtGTAGTTAGATAAAGACAGTGATATTCTTTGCACGAGTAGTAAGTGGGAGAAAAATAACCAGTTAATTCTCCATAATATAAACGTTTCTTTGAATCATTTTGAATGTTTTATCTaactgtaataaaataaagccGTTAAAATTGCAAATCTCTCCAACTACGATTAAATCGCTTGCATTAAGTTCCTTAATTTTCTTCCAGCGAACGAAAATGGCACCAAGCGTAATGGAGTCTCGTAAAGCACAGCGAGTGCAACTCCTTAGTTTTagtttatttcaaaattcaaacACGTAACTCCGACGATCTATTCAGCGAGTGACTCTGCAAGCGGTAGTCAAATCCCGCTCTCCTCTTTCCCCAATTTTATAACGATGAAAAGGTATTTTAACGAGGATAGCGATCAAGAATGACGTTATGTTTACCCAGAACTGGCAGTTTCCTTTTCAGCGGGCAGGACAGATTGCTCGGACAGAGCTGCCTTATTCTGTCTTACCATCTCGGCGCGCCTCTCCTTTAGAACAAGAAAAATAGGAATGATATTTTAAGCGTAAGTTTACGAGATTCAActattctaaaataataatgtttaaatgtATCATGCTAGAGGTGATATTAAGCTAACATCCATCAGGTATAGTAGCTCATAAATGCAGGATCATGctgaaaagaaaatgataaaaaattagatatataattatacataatataactGAATTCCTATGAGGAATATTTTCTGCAACATAATATGACAAAGCACgattaaaattcattaaacGTTCTAATGATAACCGTATGCTACTGAAGTTCATAAAATTTCTACTGAAACTCAATCAACGAAACGGGTATAATATAAGCCAATATCTCATGGTGGTAGGAGGTGAGAGACAATAAGAATATTGAATCAACAAAAAGAGGGCGAAATTACATGCTGGCGAATAGCCTGCACACGACGTTGAATCTCTCGCTGTCGGTTCTGCTCCGCAGTAGAAACCCTCTTGTCAAATTCGAACTTTTTCACCAGAAGTTCTCTCGTGGCGCACTCATCCGCCATCTGACGCACTTTTGCTATCTTCACAGTGTTCTAAACGACCATTTCAAATTCCCTTATTGGGTAACATTGTCGACAGTGTGTAAGAAAGGATTTCCACTAAGAAAACAACCAAGTTTGGAAAACTACATTCCCGTGTACTCGTGTTTTCAAAACTTGACCAAAACAGGTGTTACTTCTACAGAAGCGAGAAATCCTTCCTGGTAGTTGCCAAAACAATCTAATAGAAAACCCATAAAACTAATACCAAAGTCTAAGTTAATGAATAATGCATACGACTTACATGAATGCGCAGCTTCTCTTTCTGTTCGCGTTCAATATTCTGACGGCGTTCGTGAGCTTGATCTAACTTGCCTTGAATCTGAGATTCAAGTTGTTGCACACGCTCGGTTAGTCCTTGGCGTACGCGGGCAACTTGCTCCtcctaataataaaaaaatgagattaaataatatataaaaggatattttattttactaatCAATAATATCGAAGACTGACATGTTCTTTTAGACGATCCAGCATCCTCTTAATATTCTCGTCCCGTTGAGCGGCGGCAGTTTTCAGCTTTTCTTCAACGGCACAACGAACCTCCTGAGTCTGCTGTTCAAGGCTCAAGCGAGTTTTCTCTACACTTTCTAACTATaatcaaaaatagaaaaaacatGATAACATTTATTCGATGAATATATGCAAATAAAGGAAGATCTCAACTAACGTGCTCTTTCAACTTGTTTTTCAGTTCCGCAATGTGCGCCTCTCGCTTCTCTTCTGTATTATTCATCTTAGCATCTAAAGATTCACGCGTCGCAGCAATGAAAGCAGCGCTAAGTTCATCTTTTTTGCGAGCTGCCTCTTCAATTTTGCTAAGCTTAGCAGCAAGAGCAGCAAGTTTATGAGCTTCCAAAGAAAGTCTTCTTTCCTCCGCTGCTCGAAGCTTGTCTTCAATAGCGACTTGTTGAGTCGGACTTGTTTGTGGGGGTGACGGTGCTCTCTTCTGTACTGTTGGCTCTGCTAAGATCACCTCATAGCACAATCCACCTTTGGACTTCTCTTGGCATCGAATCTCAGTTGCTATAAACGCGTTAATAAGCAAAATGTATCGGTAAATATATTGTTAATTTCAAATCCTTGGAATTATTcagaattattaataatatttgctTCAATATATTAAACATACTAACTTGAgtacaattttacaaattaaaaacaattattCAAATGTTAACATAATTgaagaattaattttcattaaatcaACCAATTGCGTAAGTgcaaaacaaattaattatcgCTACTCGTAACGTAGCAAAAATCTACATACGCATAACGACGGGATGGTAAACCTTCATGattcattaattattttacgcGTCCCCCATCGAGCGCAAGGTGCAATTAAAAACATCCAGTCCCCCAGGCCGGCGAGACACAATCCACTTTGGCGGAAGATTTCTCGATCCCATTCATCTCGGGTTCGCTTCGAAGTGCACGAGTTACGGAAGTATGACTCAGACCACAAGAAGGAAGGATCGATCAGCCCACGAGACGATTGTCTCTAGGCGCCGCGACGTCTAGCGTCGGCACACGCACCTTTCAGCGGCCACCCTACCGTACACCGCAACGGAGCGTTCTCCGATATTCGCCGCCTTCGATTTATAATTCACCGGCGACATATTGGCGACTATTCGAGTCGAGTTCGTTGCACTTTGCAGCGAGCGCAATTTGCACGGAAAATCGATCAAAAGGTTGtgcaattttcaatcgatAAAATACCGTCTAGCAAGCaataacatataaaataacaagGATATATCGTTAAACGATAAAGCTTTCTACTTTCTTTCCACATCATCGACTTTATACGGTTCTTGAGTAAAAGTCAAGCGCTGTTAATTAAACTTAATTCAAACGCGATTAAGCGTCCGATTACGTAGGTGCTGGTGCAATTCGAAAGTTAATGGATCGACGGCAAGACTCGTTAATTAAAAAACGACGTATACTCACTGATGAACTTTACTTTCTTCGGTTGCTTGGTTCGCGGTTTTCCTTTGCCGCTGGGCTTCTTGAAGGGCGCATTGCCCCTTCTGCCTCCCGCTTCGAAAATTGAGAATCAATGAGTGTCGTATTACCGTAGGGACCAGGGAAATAGGAATCGTGTTTTAATTAACGGGAAATCGATGCAACCGTCTCCTATCGGTTAACAAAGGTCAACAAAGCCAAGGGTGGCCATCTTGGGCCGCACCCCGATCGTAGCGAATTTTGTGGAAGCTTTCCTCATGGAGCACATTCGTACCGACTATTTCTTAAATCTGTATAGGTATCTGCACAAGCTCAACATAAGTCAAGATTTAAGATGGGAAATATCGATTCGATCAAATTATCGTGCTTATTGTGTTAAAGTATACGCCAagctttgaaaataataaaacaaaaataatattaacacaccaaattatgtaatattgagttatataaaaaatataatggaGAATAATGATGCTACCGGTGTAATAAACTTTTGATGTGGATAGTAATATCGATGATACACGAGTACACTACGAGTACCAATTGGTAGAGGGTAGAGAAATTGATCGAACTGCAGGTACCTAAGATAATACGATACCAACGTGATATCGACCACCGTAGACTGCGGTAAAAATACACCGACCATCAAGTTCAAAAAACATGTATTTAAAAGGAGAACGTTTGAGGGATATTCGAGGAGGAAATCGTCACGTTTCTCTGTGCCTCAAAGTTATTTAAACATAACATATTCGAACCTTGTCAAAAGCAAAAGGAGTTATTGatcatttacattttttttaattgaaaaaatcaAGGCAGGTaagacgaataaaataaacaagGAGTTGTTACAGAATTGATTTAACGATCGCGATATCAAAGGTAGTAAGTAGCGAGAATGAATAGAGGTGAAAAAATTCCACGTAAAACTGCATGCAACGATACCAtataaaattagattaaaagAAATGTCTGGTCACGAATTTAGCGGATCACTTCGATCGTAGGAGTCATTCACCGCGATATCGACTCCTCCTCCCCTACTAGTTCTCTGCATAGCCCGCAAATGAATTACCATAGaaacaaaaagataaaaaataaaagaagaaaatacgaaGATCGGTTGCACATCCTCCTTCCTAGCAAAGACgacaatttttatcaaatacaGAACTCACCTACGATGCCCAAAGGTGCTTTGCAGCTGTGACAGAAGCACTGCAGCACTGAATCGCGCACAAGACCGATCAGCATATTTCTAGCGTTTGTTTACTCGCTGCTGCCCGCGAATCGTGGTCCGTATTTAGCGAAATTAAAGAGCTTGGCGAAAACGGCTACGAGAATGAAAAAAGGGAGCGCAGAAGAGTCGGCGAGAGGACACGTCCAACGAGCAAGAAGAAAGGCCGGAAGTGGCTGAACTCGTATCTGGGGCGGTGGCTGGAGGGCGACTGATCCGCACAGTGCGCCACGACGCCGGGCGTCGCTCAATATCCACCGACTGGCGCCTCTTGCGCCCCTAGTCGTGGCAGACCACTCCCCACTGCAGCGAGTAGCCTACCCGACGACAAGCCACCCTTCCACCTCTACTAACCTCCAACCTCCAACCTCCACCTCGAGCAACCTTAACATGCCTATATCGTGGACCCGGCTGCCGGTCGCTAGGCACGTGTGGAAGCTACGTGGAGGCGTAAAATACCATCTGTCTAACTCCAACCACCGTCAAGCTTCTTATACTTTGACTCAACCTCGTACCACCAGCCTGCTGATCAATGGACGATATCTTCTTATCACGATCTTTGCCACATTCCGCAGTTTGTCGAAGCATAGTCCCGCGTTTAATTTTTGCTATGTTAGAATTAGTAAGAATTAAAGTTAGAATTAGATCATTAtcgaaaatattgaaattgaatttcgTTTAACTGTAGCTGGAATATCTATCATCGAAGATATGGTAGTTCTTACACATATAATCGATAGATTTCTTTCGAACATTTTCTTTTGTATAACTGATAGAATTGTAAGAAAATGTAGTGaaataatatcgtaatattgtACAGAGATGAGATTACAGTATCTAAAGATCTTTGTGTTAATCATTTTCCCGCAGCATATCGATTTGAAAGTTtgcgaatattttatataaccgGCGCCCTATTTCGCAACTATAAATCAAGCCCTACCGCTCGCTAGATCCTGCCCTTGCTTGGTTGCGACACCGAGGATGCGATCTTCGAACTGACGACTTTGCAGTATGCGCCTTGAAGAGCATTTGTAGAGTGCTGAGAAACCTTGTTTCGATTGTTCCGGTATCTGTGTTAAGCACTTCTACTTGAATTTACTTGAACCCTCGGAACACACAAAAGCCTCTTAATTTCCTGACATTTGATAAAACTTCAACTTCGACtttattgttatatttctTCGATCGACGTAGAACGTGATTTCGTTTCGCGAGGAATAATTCAGTCGTTCACCCACCCTCATATCTAAACGATCCATCAATATTTTTTGCCCTTCTCGATAGCTCTACATTGACACTCGAAATAGATTGCTCTTTTTACGAAACTGTATCTTCTGTTTTGTCTATGGACACACCCTTCGTATCTTCGGATCCGACTGACCGTACATCGTATTCATCTTTTTTTATCCTCTGTGGTTATTTTTCGTAGTATTTTAATAATCCCACGAATTGGTAAAATCGGTCGAAACAAATGTAGAAAACAATACTAAAACAAATCGAAGCCAGAAAATGTAGGACGCAAACGATACTCGTTGTTCCGTAAACTTTTCCATTTGACAGAAACGATCGAACAATTGCAATGTCGGAACTCCGTGACGCATTACAATCGAAGGATATGCCGTAAAATGAATGAATCTCCTACACGTGGATCGATATCGTGGAATATTTTCAGAACTCGGAACGAGGGAACAGGCGATGTTAATAATGCAGTCGCCCCTTTTTCTACTGGTCACGAACCGTGGTAAATTGCGCAGAAATCGGAGTGACGTATTCTAATGGAAGTACCTCGAAACCGAATCTCGCCGTTTGCCAAGgattctttttaaatttcaacCTTTCTGATATCTTCATTTAAATCTCACTGTACAGCTGACAGCAGATGATACTAATACTATTACATTTCCCTTGTACACCAAAGAAAATCATTTTATTCTcaagcaaataaataataagtaacAACTGCCCGATAGcaattcgttaaaaaatctATTTACCCGAAGAGGAAAAGGAGATCCATGGAATGTCTCGATCTCATACGATGTTTAATGAGTTTCACTCGCTCGTTACGTTTAATTGGATGATTTAAAGAAGCGTTAATGAAAAGAAAGACAAGAAATAGAAGTAAAAGTTGTAGTTGACCAGTCAAGAAAGGTGCATCGTTTTAAGATATGGTTTATCGTCGCATACCCTTTAAGGTAGGAAGAAATTCAACGGTGAGTTTCACCGAGGGAAATCACTTATGGACATTTCATCCGATATATCTTGCACCAGACAATCAGATTAACCTACGCACTTCGATGTTACCATGTGTACGCTGTTTAAATACTACCGAGAGTTAACCGAACTGCTCTCTTTCACGCGTGTAAGAGAAACTTGAATCTCATCCTTCGGTACGACGAGAGAAGCCGATCTGAAAAGAGCGAGGAACGAGGCTTCAAATCGCACGCTAGCAGCTGACACAGCGTTCAATTGTGAAACAGCattatttatcgatacacAACACTTATGCGGGTCCCGTTACACCATGTACAGTCCGATAATGAAAGATCAATACAATCACTTTCCATATAATTATTCGCATTGCGAAATTACAGATAGCTATAGAATTGTCGCATTCaattaatacataaaataatctTAACCCATGGAGCACGTATGTTTCGTTATATGTATCTTACATTATATTCCATTCTGTAAAAAATTTAGAACAAACCTGGAGATAGCTTGTAATGCaatgattattttttaaatttcatataatccATCGTTtgatcattttttaaatttcatataatcttttgataattttttaaattgtgtTTAACTCATCATTGTatcatttttctatattttatttaatcggTATTGACTATCAAAGCCTTCCAGAGGAAAAAAATGTTCAGCTCCAATATGACAATCATAAAAAGTCACGCTCATAAATATTGACTCTACAGTTACAAGGAAACTTTAAATTACGTCTGAACTAATATATCAAGCAATCTTAAGAGCTgaagtatataatataactataaaaagaacaaaatgtGAAAATACAACAATTTATCATGTTTAGATAGAATAAATACTCTATTTgcacaaatataaaaatatcgcaaCAGCGATTTACTGAAGAAacacatttttatatattaaaattgctGGTAGTTGAGAACCACTGAAAGGCGTTCAAGCACTGCAGTTGAGACAAGCTGCAGTTGCCACGGTGAAGTGCAGGCTGCACTTCTCCGAGGACGCCAATGGAGGGCTCTGACCTCTTCTCAGCAACTATCTACTTTTCGCTGCCTTAGGGTGTGTTCCTACTGTCATCTAAATTGCCTTCCTAATTAACGATCCTTTGTCGTACTGACTTTGTCATCCAAAAGTGTAAAAATCGTATTACATACAATTCACGACTACCTTTTTATTCGACACGGAATTTTGGCTCATTGCTCGTGGCGATTTACGAAACTCGACAGAACAATGACTGGAAGAAAGTCGTcgttacaaatatataaatatgtatataggtGTATCGAACTATCG from Bombus huntii isolate Logan2020A chromosome 3, iyBomHunt1.1, whole genome shotgun sequence encodes:
- the LOC126864233 gene encoding coiled-coil domain-containing protein 93 isoform X5, coding for MLIGLVRDSVLQCFCHSCKAPLGIVAGGRRGNAPFKKPSGKGKPRTKQPKKVKFITTEIRCQEKSKGGLCYEVILAEPTVQKRAPSPPQTSPTQQVAIEDKLRAAEERRLSLEAHKLAALAAKLSKIEEAARKKDELSAAFIAATRESLDAKMNNTEEKREAHIAELKNKLKEHLESVEKTRLSLEQQTQEVRCAVEEKLKTAAAQRDENIKRMLDRLKEHEEQVARVRQGLTERVQQLESQIQGKLDQAHERRQNIEREQKEKLRIHERRAEMVRQNKAALSEQSVLPAEKETASSG
- the LOC126864233 gene encoding uncharacterized protein LOC126864233 isoform X2 yields the protein MLIGLVRDSVLQCFCHSCKAPLGIVATEIRCQEKSKGGLCYEVILAEPTVQKRAPSPPQTSPTQQVAIEDKLRAAEERRLSLEAHKLAALAAKLSKIEEAARKKDELSAAFIAATRESLDAKMNNTEEKREAHIAELKNKLKEHLESVEKTRLSLEQQTQEVRCAVEEKLKTAAAQRDENIKRMLDRLKEHEEQVARVRQGLTERVQQLESQIQGKLDQAHERRQNIEREQKEKLRIHNTVKIAKVRQMADECATRELLVKKFEFDKRVSTAEQNRQREIQRRVQAIRQHERRAEMVRQNKAALSEQSVLPAEKETASSG
- the LOC126864233 gene encoding uncharacterized protein LOC126864233 isoform X3, with the protein product MATATESPVNNESTEIRCQEKSKGGLCYEVILAEPTVQKRAPSPPQTSPTQQVAIEDKLRAAEERRLSLEAHKLAALAAKLSKIEEAARKKDELSAAFIAATRESLDAKMNNTEEKREAHIAELKNKLKEHLESVEKTRLSLEQQTQEVRCAVEEKLKTAAAQRDENIKRMLDRLKEHEEQVARVRQGLTERVQQLESQIQGKLDQAHERRQNIEREQKEKLRIHNTVKIAKVRQMADECATRELLVKKFEFDKRVSTAEQNRQREIQRRVQAIRQHERRAEMVRQNKAALSEQSVLPAEKETASSG
- the LOC126864233 gene encoding uncharacterized protein LOC126864233 isoform X1: MLIGLVRDSVLQCFCHSCKAPLGIVAGGRRGNAPFKKPSGKGKPRTKQPKKVKFITTEIRCQEKSKGGLCYEVILAEPTVQKRAPSPPQTSPTQQVAIEDKLRAAEERRLSLEAHKLAALAAKLSKIEEAARKKDELSAAFIAATRESLDAKMNNTEEKREAHIAELKNKLKEHLESVEKTRLSLEQQTQEVRCAVEEKLKTAAAQRDENIKRMLDRLKEHEEQVARVRQGLTERVQQLESQIQGKLDQAHERRQNIEREQKEKLRIHNTVKIAKVRQMADECATRELLVKKFEFDKRVSTAEQNRQREIQRRVQAIRQHERRAEMVRQNKAALSEQSVLPAEKETASSG
- the LOC126864233 gene encoding uncharacterized protein LOC126864233 isoform X4, yielding MKVYHPVVMPTEIRCQEKSKGGLCYEVILAEPTVQKRAPSPPQTSPTQQVAIEDKLRAAEERRLSLEAHKLAALAAKLSKIEEAARKKDELSAAFIAATRESLDAKMNNTEEKREAHIAELKNKLKEHLESVEKTRLSLEQQTQEVRCAVEEKLKTAAAQRDENIKRMLDRLKEHEEQVARVRQGLTERVQQLESQIQGKLDQAHERRQNIEREQKEKLRIHNTVKIAKVRQMADECATRELLVKKFEFDKRVSTAEQNRQREIQRRVQAIRQHERRAEMVRQNKAALSEQSVLPAEKETASSG